One part of the Rutidosis leptorrhynchoides isolate AG116_Rl617_1_P2 chromosome 1, CSIRO_AGI_Rlap_v1, whole genome shotgun sequence genome encodes these proteins:
- the LOC139886026 gene encoding universal stress protein PHOS34-like, protein MQPSKPLPDSDLPSLAAIKVKSSSPRFRPTANPSATETPTAGAQRRIGIAVDLSDESAFAVKWAVHQYLRPGDAVILIHVRPTSVLYGADWGSVDLSIVDTDNEDTKSKLEDDFDTFTTTKSADLAQPLVDAHIPYKIHIVKDHDMKERLCLEVERLGLSAVIMGSRGFGATKRGSDGRLGSVSDYCVRHCVCPVVVVRYPDEKDAGAAPGEPIVSVATADADDEDDESEFHDATDEKK, encoded by the exons ATGCAACCCTCAAAACCCCTACCAGATTCCGACTTACCTTCCCTCGCCGCCATCAAAGTCAAATCATCTTCTCCTCGTTTCCGTCCAACTGCCAATCCTTCCGCCACCGAAACCCCTACCGCCGGCGCCCAACGCCGTATTGGCATCGCCGTAGATCTCAGTGACGAGAGTGCTTTTGCCGTCAAGTGGGCGGTCCATCAGTACCTCCGTCCCGGTGACGCCGTGATCCTGATCCACGTCCGTCCTACTTCCGTCCTCTACGGCGCCGATTGGGGCTCCGTTGACCTATCAATCGTCGATACGGATAATGAAGATACCAAGTCAAAATTAGAAGATGATTTTGATACTTTTACTACTACTAAATCTGCGGACTTAGCACAGCCTCTTGTGGACGCGCACATACCGTATAAAATCCATATTGTTAAGGATCATGATATGAAAGAGAGGCTTTGTTTGGAAGTTGAGAGGTTAGGGTTAAGTGCTGTGATTATGGGAAGCCGAGGTTTTGGTGCGACAAAACGAGGGAGTGATGGAAGGCTAGGAAGTGTTAGTGATTACTGTGTGCGTCATTGTGTGTGTCCAGTTGTTGTTGTTAGGTATCCTGATGAAAAAGATGCTGGTGCTGCACCAGGTGAACCGATTGTTTCGGTTGCTACAGCTGatgctgatgatgaagatgatgaatctgAGTTTCATGATGCTACTGATGAGAAGAAAT GA